The genomic interval tttgccttTTGATTAAATCTTTTCCTACTTTATTTATCCTTAAAGTGCAGCAGAAATGTACACACtacaaatgtaaagttttttagagtttggttttatttttgggtgGAAAATCCTTTGACATCATCCCccagattaatttaaaaaaaaaatcaagaaaatacaTATCACACTTACAGATGGATATTTTGCCCTTGTGTCACCATttatagaaaagtaaaaaaaaaaatagcaccataatttcctgtttgtttttttttattacagtttccatttgttttgttttaggtttAATGAATTGAACCGTCcgtgtttttattcttttgcctTTTAATTAAACTTGTTTGGATATTACTTATTCCTTAATAAAGTGTACCAGTATTTTATACTGTACAAATACAGTTGATTTTACagcttggttttatttttgggtaCAAAATCATCTGACATCATCTCCCAGattaattttttagaaaatcataagaaaatatcacaaaagTGTATATTTGGCCCTTATGTTCCCACCtgtagaaaagcaaaaaaaaaaaaaaaaaaaagataaacatccTAAATTCCACCttctgaatgtaaaaaaaaaattacagtttgcatttgttttagttgatttgtttgcaaaataaacaagtaaacatCGGTTATGTAATTCACTCCTCCAGTAGGATTGCAGCTCCTCCCGCCGGCTTCGTCACAAACAGACTTTGTTTCTCCATCGCCGCTCTGCGTGGGTCCGGCGTGTAGTAAGCATCTCTGACGGCTCGGAGGAAAGACGCCGCCTTCTCGCTGGCAACCATGGAAACGGCACAGCCTCCCCAGCCTGCTCCGGTCAACCTGGAGCCGACGGCTCCCGACTTCCTGCAACCAGAAGAAACGACGAAGACTCAGCGCTGCGGCGAAACTTTCGGCGTCATTAATCTTTATGAAAAATCAATGTGAGAGATACTGTTTTATTGAACTGAAAGAGGTTTTACTGAGTCAGTTGCTTGCAGTGGTAAAAGCTGAAATCAATAGCTGGAttagtgggtgtgtgtgtgtgtgataccAAATTGATCATGCTAGCTGTAAAACATAgggcagtaaaaataaaaatgcacacttACAATTTTTGTAAAAGGAACTAGGTAAACAGAAGCAACTCagtaaattacaataaaacgtttgtctttttttgttcataaagttaaaaagaaaaactgatattGACTATATACAGTTTGACCACAAGGTGGCACTAGAGGTACATGAGTTCAGATGAAGGTGTTTATTTGTTGCCTAGTTTACAGATTAATTTTTAGTAAGTCTTCATACTCCTAAATGACACTAAggacaaagtttttttttaatgctgtgtTCTACAATAGAcaggaaactaaaaaaaaggaattctggcttttttccctcaaaattctgattttaatgagagaattctgacttttgatctcagaaaatttaagtcaaaattttgaaatttaagtcagagttttttttataatccatATGTGTTGTCCCAAACCTCTATACAATAAATCagatatgaaaaaacaaaagcatatgattattctatatatttatttagaagtCCAATAGATTcacatagtttttgttttatgatctaAAACAACCCCTAAAAATGTaacttcatttattcattcctCTAGAATCATTTATAGAcattataataaaatcaaatattttttctgctaccaaattcatacatttttgttttcatccagtctattttcttatttaaaatctcttttttttgtgtgttggttTGTCTTGTTGTACTCACAGACAGATGTCCACCAGCCGGTCCAGTTCTGGGCAGCTGCACTCGTACAGGTCTCTGCAGCTTGCATGGCTCTGGTTCATCAGCTCTCCCAGCAGGGTTATGGATCCTGCAGCTCCAGCGTCACAAACGCTCTTAAACCTCATCACGCGTTCAGCTTCACCGTACACATGCTTGGCTCGCTGGTGAAGCTTGAAATTTGTTACTGAGAaacaaatagacaaaaaaaaaccaacttaaaattaatcattttaaatggtctgatttagaaaaatccaCAATTTTATGGtgttaattataattttccAAATCTTTTAATATATAGAACAAACAGATATTGCGTCATCTTAAGAGTGACGCAACTTAAGTGTTTAGTATTGAAAAATAGGGCCAGGCGATGTCAGACTGAATttaatttccaattttaatcaaattttctcAATGAAAAATCTTCAGAATCAGACgatttgattaatcatcaaagtaatcaaaataatcgattactaaaataatcactaGCTGCAGCCCTAAACGGCTGATTTGTGAGCAACACTACTGGATACTGGTTGCATCAATTATACCAAAGATTTTTGACTAAATCAGGTGATTTCACTCCAGATTGTGCAGATGTGTTCAGTTACCCACCATGCTGAGTGTTAGCGCTCAGCAGTTCTGTGCACATCTGCTCGGTGGTGATGCCCAGCACTTTACAGATCTCCTCACGGCTGTACGGCTCAGGATGCAGCACCTCGTCCACCAGGGCCAGCATCTCCTCCAGGGAGGCCTTCAGCTCCGTCTGAACCTGAAAGAGCTTCACCAACCTGCTCGGATCCAGACCTTGAGCCTGCGCCAACATCTGCGCCCAAACCGGAAGACACTTAGAGTTATCATTCAAGATACCACACAGTTGTGTAAACTAGGGATGTAAGCAATCAATCAAATaactattaattatttattggatttttttttcattcgaTTAACGTCCGCGTAGACATTCTTTCAGCGTTGCAGTTTAGCCGCCATCCaacagagggcgccgctggtcatcctTAAGCGGAGCCCTTGGTACAGAATTAAAGATGGCGGCGACCATGCcataacaggaaagaaaaacgGTCGAAAACAGAGTCTGATGTTGGACGCCAGATGCACGTCAAgcagttctgttttgaaatataaagttGTCAACTTAATATTAGCGGTTATTCAGTCCAGCTGCATGACGGAACAGCGTCAGCTTTTCAACCAATAATTAATGATTTGCTATGAACCGATAGCTCAGAAAAATTGCAAAATGATGGCAAATGACATGATGACTATAAGCACGGTTTATTTTGAGGGCTTTCTAAGtgtaataatgtgaaaaaaacacttttttgtttatgtagCCAGAATTTAGCAAAGCTAACACAAAAAGTTATGTAATAatgtgcttctttttaaaaaatgtagccCTTCATGTTACGGAAAGACAGTCCAATAAGAGTAGCCACTTAAAGTAACTAATCGCTAGTCGATAGATAAGAGCAATGAACTTTATATTAACACATTAATcgataacttgcatccctaCTAGGTTGTTATTGTATtagatcagtgtttcccaaTCTAAAATGCATagtttagatgtttccctgcttccGCACACCCCATTCAGATTATTCAGCCTGTTGATCAGCCATCAACTGAAATCACCTGTGCTGAAGCAGGGAAATGCCTGAAACATTAGGACCAGagtttaaaaacactgtaaaattacaaattcAGGATGAAAGAACAAGtcacaatgctttttttcagcttATTGCAGCTTCAGATGCACCTTTGTTGCAATCCGACATTCCACCACCCGGATGTTGTAGTGAGAAGAAGCAGCTTTGTTCATCTCAACGCAGCAGTTGGAGATCACAAACACGGCCCCATCTGGGAGCTTGACATCGGTGGCCCTCAGAGGCTGGAACTCTATCAGCTTCGCCTGATAAGTGGTTGAAATTCTGTCATTTCAATAAACATTAACCATCTGAATGTAGAAATATTGCAGTGGTGGAAAAAAATTTTTCATACAGTTCCTTTCTCTGCCAGGAATGATATGGACTGGTCCATGCCTCCTCCCTCTGTCCCGATGTAGCGCTCACTTTTGGTACATATCTCAGCTAGATCCACCTGGAGGGCAGATTACAGAGGACAAAAACAGAGTAAAGAATCAATAAACATATCAAATCTCCACAAAATATTCCTTCACATTGAGGAATGGAAAGGTAAACACATAAAGGGGTTGTCTTAATTTGATGGATAATTTCCTGGGTTTTTCCCCCCCACTTAAGAATGTCTTTGCCCCAGCATTCATAgcttttgaaatttttaattttcttttttgcattaaactacaaacttaaatatattttattgggaatttgTTGGCAGGAACAACACAAAGCACtggaaaatgataaattgtcccagacgttattgcgatgataaatgataatgttgttttgagaccattttcaaactttttttgttgtttttttttttttttaccttagaAAGAGACTTCTGGTTTGCCTCCATTGTTAAGAGGCCAGAACAGCAAACTAAGGCACTTGAACTGGACAGACCGGAACTGGGAGGAATGGTTCCATCAACAACACAAGACATTCCAGCCAGACAACCAATCCCAAACTTCTCCtggagaaaatgaaatcagatcaATATATAATACTGTAGGATAGTTAAAGAACTTTCCATTTAATAACGACACaatacagttaaaaaataaagtttacataCTTCTCACTGGCTGAAGTTAAATCCGACCAAACTTTGTTTCGGGTCAGTtagaattatcaaaattatttctatttaataaatagaaataatacaaaatagggtaaaaaaaaataggtcaAGAAGTGTGACTCCATTTAACCAGAAGTTTTCAAAGCCATGAAAGCATCATTGATCCTTTTCCTCATTgcataaaagaaataataaccattctgtatgtaaaattctggttttagtaataaatcttacatattatttttctcattattgtgtcatttagcaaatagaaataattttgctaattctaactgacttaaaacaagagaagtttgttttaacttCAGCCATTGAGGAAAAGAAAGATGTATGCCTTTTTTATTCAACTGTTTTCGctttaaatcttatttattttagccaCGGCTTCACTAACACATCTTACCTGGATACCTTTTACTCcacagagaaaataataataccaCTGTGGATTTTCTCTGTCTATGACGATGTCCTCTGAGCAGGACACTTTAAAATctctgcaaataaacaaaagcccttaaaaaacataacaaagcAGCACCGATATTTTTGAAGCCCTTAATTAaagttgcaaaaatataaaataaaagtgcagTAATCTTTGGCGTCTTACTGGTACTGAGGATTTGTGTTTGCCAGCTGGATCGTTCCGGAGTTATTCACAGACACGGCGGCCAGGATGTTCTGCTCGATGGCCATTGGCAGGACTGAGTATCCACAGTAGTCAATGTGCTCGcctggtgaaaaacaaaaatttacaaTTAATCTGAAATAAGTCAATTGTTTGGCACTTCTGGCACCGTAGAAATATTTTAGCTACTCGAGTTCTGCAATATTAGGAATATTTCTATCTAAAAACTCTGATTAGTAATCCAAAGTATTTAGGtgtttgttacatttctttaaggttttaactttttacttttgtgtcaGACTGAAACTGCTTCTGCAATTCATATCCACAGAAACCAATTGCCACTCTGTTTCCTTAGCAATTTAGTAAACAGAGTCCAACTTTGTCTCATTCAATCTCATTATAAATCCAATGTTTCATTGAAAAATGGTTATAGAAAGTATTGATTACTTGtgatacatttatatttttatttgtaaatttaaaaaaccccaCTCATATCCATGGCTTTTAACTTCATAATTATTTACCATTATGTGTTGTTATGTTAAGTAAAAAtcaactgaacaaattaaatgtacaacaaataaaaaaatactgggCTTGTGAGTACTTTCATAATATATAGAAAAACCTCAGCAGTTTAACATGTTAATTGTGGTTTAATGGGTTTAGACAACCTCATTTAGTGACACAGGACCATCTGAATATAAAAGAGgaacaaaatttacaagtaGTAAAACTTTAAGGTGGTCAAAGTCTGAAATAatcttaaattattaaattaccTATTAGATTTACCCTTCCAGGTGCACATGCATAGAAGAGAGGAGATTCTCCAAACTTTGCTTCAAAATGATCCTTCAAGTTTTTCAGCCTGTgcatgaagaaaataaaaataattggtaaaCATGCATTGCTCATTTCAACACCGGACAATAGGTCCCATTCATTGCTTCTCACCTTTCATTGGAAGTTATCTCAATCTTCAGTGTGGGTGGATTAGATGCCATGTTTACTTGATCAGAGATTACTTGgtttttaatcagtttcttGTCGAAGTTCTCACACAGCAGCCTGACTGCTGTCAGCTGACTGCCCCACAGAAATCCCGGATATGAAACCGCTGACCTCCGATATGCTGAAGCAACACCTACTCATTCCATTTAGCTGCTGTTTGATTAGGGAGCTGACTCAGGAACAGCTGCAGAGCCAAGACGCGGAAATAGGAAGAGAAATGACCTACACTGGCCACCGTAGAAAGCGAAGCGACTTCAAACTGGACATTTCAGCATTATTTAATCAATAACCTCCAGCTTGAagtaatttctgaaaaaataatgagtattattattattattagtagtattattattatgactttgGCGAGCCCAAAAAGACTATAATTAGAGATTTTTTTAgaccaaatatttttagttttatgaatTATTTGAGTTTGTTACTTACTACTGAtcataagaaaagaaaatatctgttACCTTAAAAACCTTggaatgataaaataaaactattcgCTCTCGGAGCGTGTTTGGAGTCAACTATCAGTAGAATAGTGGTACATACCAAGAACTACCCTACCCATAATTCCAGTAAAACCGTTACTATGGAGACGTTGCTAACCTAGACTTTTTCCTGAATTAGAAAGAgagctaaaacatttttggcTTGTCTGTTTGACTAAGTGGACGGAATGTTCATGACTAAACCAGTGAAATAACAGTATTTATGCTTCCCCATGAAGCTGCATACAGTTTTTGGGCAgcgtttttcctttttcctgttTACATCCGCGGGGGTTTGGCGCTGCTAATGCGCGCGAGTTTTCAAAGCGGATGAGTCGACGTCACGCGTATGTTGAACAGGCTAGTTAGCTGGCTAACTTGTGTTAGCTTCTGATTTTAGAGTTTACTCCCCGGTGAAATGCTCGGAAAATTTTGTTAAACGCTGCACTAGCAAAAATAATCGACGTCTACAGATACCGTTCTATATGAAAGggttttgtgcttttgttaattaaaaaaagcaacaaagtttttttttaaatcgctgctttaaaatgtaaacagtagCATGGTCAGCACTCAACAGAATCTTAGATGAGCTACTAAAAGGAACTTCCAACTTTTTTACCCCCTCCACTTGGTAAGTTACTAATATGCATATCTGCTTGTGACaacaaaaattcaatttaacatacattttacTTATCTTTTAAGTTAACGCCTGACTACACTGTTGCAGCGTACCGAGCTGACCAGACTGTTTATTCTTCTTTCCAAGCAGGCAGTGCAACATGTCCATTGATTTTGACAGCGCTGCCATTCAGACTCAACATGAGGAAGATGAATACGACCAGGAAGACTACGCAAGAGAACAAGAGGTACAAAACATAGCATGTCACAGTGTTAGGGGACCTATTTTCCTCAGCTTAATATTCATCTCTTTGTGCCATGGTTATTTATTtggatctaaatatttaaatacataggATAACTGcatctaattgttttttttaattctgttttaatgaCATTAAATGACTATACGTTTCCACGTTTAAGTCAGTTAGCAGCATCAGTATAAAAGTTCATAccaaaaaagtttttaacatgttaaaaacaagattaacaataacagcaataatagtaataataataatatactactataacagaaaaatactgcagttattagaaataaaaatattggatTCGCGATCCCAGGGATGTGCAACTGAGTCGGATCACTTTGTATTTGGTCATATAATCATATAGCTGGTCATAACTTTAACGGTTTATAGCACCATTCCTGCTGTGAAGTACGGAGTTGGCAACATCGTTGCTTTGGGGAAAAGAGACTGGTAGACTTTCCAAAACAGATGGTGTTGTATGGAAAAGACAATGCTGAAGCGGTATTCAAGATATCAGTCAGTAACTAAACCTTGGCAACAAATCGGTCTTACAAATTGGCATTGATCAAAAGCCTACAGCCAAGATAGAAAGGAGTTAAAGAAtaacaaaattaatgttttggatTGGCTATTCTTAGTCACatagaaaaaaagcaatactAGAGGTGAAAAGGTGGGTGTAAGTAAAATAGCCTGCAAACCtaggaaattattaaaaaatgtcatcaaaCTAATGTACAAAGCTTTTGGATCTAACTGTCCATCATAAATttgcttcagtgtttttcaaacagaaatgtcagcctACTATAAAGTATTTCCATGTACTTTATAGTAAATGTACTCCACATGTTGTTGAAGcttcttttgcatgaattactgcatctgTGCAGCCGGTCCAGTCACCATGTGGCTCTGCTGAGGTTTTAAGGAGGTCTGGGTTGCCTTAATGATGGCTTTCAGTTCATCTGCATCATTGGGTCTGCTGTCATTTAGTCAAACACATTGGTATCATCAACACCTTTGATTTTGGCAGTGTGGGCAGGTGTTAGGTTATCCTGGTAAAATGAAAGTGTATTGAgataaaaatgagataaaatggTGCAAAGAACAACTGGAGAAAGTGAAAATTGGTCTGTTATGATAagttttgctggatgataaattgtcccagaagttattgcaataaatgataatactactgttttgagaccattttcaagtaatacaaTCTAATCTAACTAAtgtttaacactggaactagaagacattctaaatatccaaaataaataatagagaaaacatcagataaaaaataaaagtacctATGTAGTCTCTGTACACAAAATTTTCCTTCAAACAATTTTGAGGGAAAGTTTTGACCagaacaccagactgaagacttttgtcctccagtttttggtagaaagagaaaaataataaatcatgcaaatagaaattattcaactcgttttaatttattttgcgATGAATTAATTGATCTATTGCTACAGGCCTAACAGGGAGAGCTCTTCACTGCTGTTGGATAGTGATAGTAGATGATCAATCTGTCAGGTTGTTCTCTGCTGTTTGAATAGGGCTGTTTGTAGAAGCAGTAAAGTGTTCATTGTTTGAATTTCAGAAATCACAGCCACCCTCTCATGGGCCCACCTCCACTTAGCGCTGTTCACACCCACAATCTGTTACTCCATGTGTCTGAGCTATTATTGGCTCGGCGGAGAGGCCTCCTTCCAGGTGTGTCACGCTGAAACTCGCTCTGCCCTGTGGCCTCCCTACTTTCTCTGTTTAAGTCGATTTCTTTCCACTCTTGACCCCGTTTGAGTTCGAGTTAGGAGGGAAGAAATGTTGCTGAGCTGCTTACTAATTAGATTCAAAACTAACTGCTTCCCTccaagttgattttatttatcaattcaTTGTAATCTACTTATTATACACAAACTGGTCAAGGGGACCTCGTTTGCTGCCAGTAACTGGAATGTTTCTGCTCCAGTTAACCCTgctatatgttttttttctcaacaatgGAGGTCTTTGGGAGCGAAACGCAGTGATGTCACAGGAAGCCGACAACATGCCGGGCGCACTTTGCATGTTTCACACAGGAGGTCATCTCCGGAGATATATTAGGCTATGTTGGTGGTATTGATAGAAGCGGTGGATTTTTTCTAGATGTGTTATTGTGGTGATATGGCTCCTTCGGTCGTGGACACAGTTGAGGATTTGAGGAATATTCAGGAGTCTTTGTGGGAAGTAAGTCCAGCAGGTTCTGCTCGTTTCTGGAAGCCTGTTTACTGATACAAAACtttctctgcttttcatttttaaaggtgcaaaaatgtgtaaataaggCATTTTATTACTGATTCAAgtaaaaatgtacacatttgAAAAACTCTGGTTAGTTTGTTGAACAACtataatttcaaaacaaataaattttttagtttagtttcagAATTTTCATAAAACACATAAGAAGATCAGAAAATACTTTCTGTCACTTATAAGAAAACAAAGTTCAGCCTCTCCTTGCTGTTTCTCACGTCGTTGTTGATCTCTGTTATTTCTTTACACTGCGTTACTTTATAACTTTGTTGCTGAGCAACCTTGCTGACTAATTTCCATGTGTCATGTCTCTGCAGCTGCACAAGCTGCTCACTGACTTACCAGATGACATGCTGGAAGATAGC from Xiphophorus maculatus strain JP 163 A chromosome 2, X_maculatus-5.0-male, whole genome shotgun sequence carries:
- the galk2 gene encoding N-acetylgalactosamine kinase — its product is MASNPPTLKIEITSNERLKNLKDHFEAKFGESPLFYACAPGRVNLIGEHIDYCGYSVLPMAIEQNILAAVSVNNSGTIQLANTNPQYQDFKVSCSEDIVIDRENPQWYYYFLCGVKGIQEKFGIGCLAGMSCVVDGTIPPSSGLSSSSALVCCSGLLTMEANQKSLSKVDLAEICTKSERYIGTEGGGMDQSISFLAEKGTAKLIEFQPLRATDVKLPDGAVFVISNCCVEMNKAASSHYNIRVVECRIATKMLAQAQGLDPSRLVKLFQVQTELKASLEEMLALVDEVLHPEPYSREEICKVLGITTEQMCTELLSANTQHVTNFKLHQRAKHVYGEAERVMRFKSVCDAGAAGSITLLGELMNQSHASCRDLYECSCPELDRLVDICLKSGAVGSRLTGAGWGGCAVSMVASEKAASFLRAVRDAYYTPDPRRAAMEKQSLFVTKPAGGAAILLEE